The window AAGCAAAGCCTTTGATTATCATGCATTATTAATTGCAACAAATGGGTTTGCATTTTATAAATGGGTTTTATATTTGGTGTAAAgttctaaatttaattattgataTGGACTACATCAGGCATCAGCTGGGTAATCAGAATACGGAAAGAGCACAGCACAGAGAGAGTTGAGAGACGTACCGGTAGATTGTATTTGATTCGAAGATTCTTTCGATAGTTACAAGCATAACATGAAATAAAGCAGCCAGGAAGCCCCAAAAGTACACCATCCGTTAGAAGGCAACAAACACTGTTGAGGAGAGCCCACAGCATAAAATGGGTCATACAAGGTCCTAAAAGAGTTCCAGAACCCAAAAACTCAGCATTCTTAGCGAAGAGGTAGCAGGGACAAAAGAGGCCTATTACACCTGCATAGaatgataaataattttagagTCATATCTGATATCTGCATATACTATGCAAGCTCATTATAATAAGGGCATAGAGAAGATGACATATTTCAGATAAATAGTTAGAAACTTATATGCAGATACTATGAGAGCTCATTATAATAAAGACCTTGAAAACGTTTTTGTATAATAGCCTCACAAAGGTATATTTTGTAACATTCCAGATTTAACATTGGCAGTAAACATGTTACAGTTTATGGTGCAACCGACATTCATAAGCATTCCAAACAGAACAAAAAAAATGAGTTCAAGGTGACAATGACTCAGTGGTAGAACCAAAACTGAAATTCATCCTCCAAAGTCAGTTCACGAGGGATTACTGAAAACAAATCatgcaaaaatgaaatttgcATTTGATTGAATACACTTCTACCAAAAAGATACGCGTGTCAACTATATAGATAAGTTATTTGAGGCAGTTCTTACTGATGGAAAGAACTTAAAGTCTTGAGCATCCAAATAAGAATTAGTGGCAAAAGCACATTGCAAAGAATGAACATACATGCACGAAACACTAACTTGCAAGAGATGGTATCTAATATGAACTTTTACATCAAACAACAAACGACGATGTGAATATACATCAAACAAAAACATTCCAATAAGTAAACAAAGTATAACTAAATGATGCAGCTTTGTACCTTTAAACACTCTTAAAAAGAACTCCTTTGAACTCAACTAAACAAAGCCAACATGCCTCATATTGAGTACTATACCAATACAACCAATAATCACATCCATGAATGTGTATAATTTCTCTACAACTAATACCCACCTCAAAATTCATAGGCACAAAGAGGATAGTCTAGGTTTTCTGATATCCTTTGATACACAAACAAGACAAGTGCAAATTAAAACTTCACAAGAAATCATCATCTTAATATGCTCAAAGTACACCTTTGAATAAATTCATCCTTGTGATACAATCAAGGGGTCACAAGTCAGTAAGTAGCATACAGCTCGGAGTATCGTCGCAACAAGCACAAATTCCAGAGGACCATTGAACAGGAACATCACTAGAAGAAGCTGAAGCTGGTAAATTGCTGTTCTCTGCAGTTGCAGCTTCAAGTTCATGGTCAGAGTTTGCCAAAGGTATGTATGGAGGTGGCACATAGCTCCCCAAgcctttcaaattcatttttatatatcaCAGTCCTTTTCCACTATCTTCAATCAACCCCAGTAATTCTGAtgacaaaataacatatatgtAAATACAACATTAGCCATAAATTGCACAAAATAAACCCATATTGCCATAAAGGGTAATAGCACCACTAAGAACAATAGAAGATTTAATACATCTTAATGATGAAAACAACCAGACATTTTAATGTAGCATAGTGCCTATCATAGAACGCATTGACGATGATTTTGAGGGGAATAGTAAGTGTTATTTCTATATTATAGTGACTTCATACATATGAACTCATTTTGTTTCGTCTTTCTCACTTCTTTACATCTTTGTCTATTTTTATGAAAAGGACATCatataagtttaaattttcaTCATTTGAAATTAGACTTAGATATTTTTGGAAAGTGTGACTTGAGTCACAAGTTTGACTCTTGTGTTTGGAACCTTTGAGCATGGATGTTCCCATGTCAATATTATGGAAAAGAGTGTGTTTTTAAACTCATCTATTTGAATACATGAAGCATGGGAAGAAGAGTTTGATTCACTAAACGTTCTCTTTGTCGATTTTGAGCTAAATTTGGGTATCATCAAACATGTGCACATTGAAAGATGTACATCTGTGCTTTTTGATATAATGCAAATTAGGAATTAGGAATTGTTTTTTATCCTAAGAACCATAAATTGTGTAGACCGAAGAAAGAGGAGGAAAATGACTAATTTTCTACATAAGTATATTCTTAAGAAAATTCAAGCATAACCCAAAAACACTGATATTAACAACAGCATAATGTCAACTAATACACATCATTAGCCAAACTAAACTCATAATCAAATAATAACagtaaaaaaaatcatgtaATTCAACAATTAATGGAAATTTAACGTTTTCGTGCGATGGAGGAGTGTAAACGAAagtctcaaagaggttcaacaatgaaaaacaaatgaaaaatataatgtaaaagatgaacacaagtgattatgaggtatcttgaatacctcccctcaaatgtagtttattataataaattcaacaattacaagtataataaacctcccttatcttgagaacaatctctcaagaccacaaatactaaagcaaagtaagaacactctcaagtttctaacaatgcaatagccctctcaacaatatgtgtgtttttgtGGTGTATgttactaagagtgatgaatctTATTTTTAGAcaagatattcatcactcttagtattccctcataaatcaccataaactcacatgtaacatcTCAATTAACAATCTAATTtaccatgacaataaacattacaataaacaatagagtaatgcaccacattattgcatagtcactacaaattctGACAAAAACAGGATCCAAGGTAGTTTGCTGGacttccgctcgaccgagccactacctcgctcggtcgagcaagcttctagtgaagctactgacttgttctggacactttgctcgaccgagccaacactgctcgactggtcgagcaatACTTTACTCGATCGAGCGGCTGGTCAAGCCACTCACAGTCTGcttctttatttgttgctttgatcaagcaactcttATCAATCGGTCCAAACCTTAAAtcacccatattcgacacatctttatcgaccctctctaaagtataAGACAAaacatgttcgattatatgtttaaagttaacgttatcattaagattattggcactttgCTTTAACATGGAGAATGGAAAACAGCACACACCAAAAAAGAGCTGTTTGCAAAAACAACCTATAActatttaattagaaaaatcCAGAAAATTCTTGACAAAAATATTGAATAGATAAACACTTTTTGAAGCGTCGGCAAGATCAAAATTGATGAAAGCTGAGATTATAAGATTCAGAAAATGTTAACCATGCTTCATCAATAATGAAAACGTATGATGATAGAGAGAGATACCTTGGGAGCTCAGATGATGACAATGAGTCTAGAAACTGAGTTCAATTTCGATTTCCGGTACTTTGAATTTGATTCCAGAGATCTATACTTGCGCGATTTGGgggaaagaaaacaaaaaacttacAAATTTATGCACCGTTTTTCTTCTATCAAGAGTTTATTTAAATTGATTTCCACGGAGAATCTTTCTCATCTCGATTGGATGGAGAGTAGGCAACACTTTTCAAAAAAGTCTTCAGTTTGATTATCATCTGTACTCCATGAAAAAATCTAAAGGAGTCCATATTAATGGGATAAATTTCATGTCAGATATTTTAAAGTCgtgtttatattgatttttatacaattgtaaattaatttttaagtcgTCAAATTAAATTTGATCATAAAGTCGCATAAATATtagatttttgtttatttaaatatatataaaaaaaattaaatataaaatgaaaattgttaatgcaatcaaacataaatatttctttatatagactacaatttaaaaatacaaCCTCAATATTTGAATAGATCAATATGATTCAAATAACAATTTCATGACTATCAAATAACCTAttgaaaacctaaaaattaagtagctaatattttataaagttgtttttatttcactaattaaaccataataataataataatttgaaacTAATGACTAAAATTTTGAGGCATTATTGTCATTACAATTCTTTGCttcaaaaattcataaaatataaagtataaaACACTTCTTTTCAATTAGTTTTCAAatgttttaaaatgttttaaaatgtttaaatacaTTAGTTTTCAAACGAATTTATTGAGTTATCTGACTATGAAGATAGGATTTTTGATCTAAATTTAAGAAACGAAATATTTCGTATCTAATATCCATTTCTTAAATAAGATATTCAGGTTGGAGTATTCTGTATTTActctataattaaatttatggtAATTATAAAAGTCTTAAAGTCAGTCTAAGTAAAAATAGTTCAAGATActatacaatgaaaataaaatacaaatagacaataaataaatatggaTATATAGTTTATTCGGAATGAAaacaaatttatgttttttcatTGACTGTcatttttagttaaaaaaattcagATCGAACCCAATATCCAATTTGACCCCTATCTGTAAAACATATTTGAAGTAgt of the Amaranthus tricolor cultivar Red isolate AtriRed21 chromosome 6, ASM2621246v1, whole genome shotgun sequence genome contains:
- the LOC130816120 gene encoding protein PLANT CADMIUM RESISTANCE 10, with the protein product MNLKGLGSYVPPPYIPLANSDHELEAATAENSNLPASASSSDVPVQWSSGICACCDDTPSCVIGLFCPCYLFAKNAEFLGSGTLLGPCMTHFMLWALLNSVCCLLTDGVLLGLPGCFISCYACNYRKNLRIKYNLPEAPCGDFVTHFFCHQCAVCQEYREICERSDDPNYADLSIHAVTAPPIQKMQPHPGE